The following are encoded in a window of bacterium genomic DNA:
- a CDS encoding MBL fold metallo-hydrolase — protein sequence MGFHVTPLRSGSSGNLTLVEHAGTILLVDAGLPSQRGLVAALTEADCAWDDVDALLVSHLHGDHVNGSAVACCARFEIPIHLHRKNLDGFSKKVLSRAPGSCPVRPFSDGETFSIGGIGIEPFRVPHDARGVTCGFTFTSASRDVRVSMATDLGQNENGLFERFLDSDLILIEANYDEEMLNRSPRVDRGRVGSGVGHFSNAQAGKFLVRVLQESRKPPQAVVLCHLSADHNTPELARRTVREILSGHRFGDVPVHAARREGPSRKFTV from the coding sequence GTGGGATTCCACGTCACGCCGCTGCGCAGCGGGAGCTCCGGGAACCTGACGCTCGTGGAGCACGCGGGGACCATCCTGCTGGTCGACGCGGGTCTGCCGTCCCAGCGGGGCCTCGTGGCCGCCCTCACCGAGGCCGACTGCGCCTGGGACGACGTGGACGCGCTGCTGGTCTCCCACCTCCACGGCGACCACGTGAACGGCTCGGCGGTGGCGTGCTGCGCCCGGTTCGAGATTCCGATCCACCTTCACCGGAAAAACCTGGACGGCTTCTCGAAGAAGGTGCTCTCCCGGGCCCCCGGCTCCTGCCCGGTCCGCCCCTTTTCGGACGGCGAGACGTTCTCCATCGGGGGGATCGGGATCGAGCCGTTCCGCGTTCCCCACGACGCGCGGGGCGTCACGTGCGGTTTCACCTTCACCTCGGCCTCCCGGGACGTCCGCGTGTCGATGGCGACCGACCTCGGGCAGAACGAGAACGGCCTCTTCGAGCGGTTCCTCGACAGCGACCTGATCCTGATCGAGGCAAACTACGACGAGGAGATGCTGAACCGTAGCCCCCGGGTCGACCGGGGGCGGGTGGGGTCGGGCGTGGGGCACTTCTCGAACGCCCAGGCCGGGAAGTTCCTGGTGCGGGTCCTCCAGGAGAGCCGAAAACCGCCGCAGGCCGTCGTCCTGTGCCACTTGAGCGCGGACCACAACACCCCGGAGCTGGCCCGCCGCACCGTGCGGGAGATCCTCTCCGGCCACCGTTTCGGCGACGTCCCGGTCCACGCGGCCCGCAGGGAAGGGCCATCGCGGAAGTTCACGGTATAG